GACGTGGCGAGCGCGATCCAGAGTGCATTTGATGAACTCGAGCGCATGCGGCAACACGAAGGTGCGGTACTGCAACAGGATCTCATGACGAGGCTTGGGACATTGCAGCGAATTGCCAGTGAGATTGAGACACGTGCCCCCGAAGTTGCTCCCGCATACCGCAAAGCCCTGCTTGAGCGACTCGAACAGGCAAATCTTGAAATTAGTGCCGAGGATGAACGCGTGCTGAAGGAAATCGCATTGTTTGTGGATCGCTCTGACATCTCTGAAGAAATCACCCGACTAAAGAGTCATTTTGACCAGCTCGCACAGACGTTGGAACAGACTGGAGCGATTGGGCGAAAGATTGATTTCATCCTGCAGGAGGTTTTTCGTGAGTTCAATACGGTTGGGAGCAAGGCAAACCTGATCGACATCAGTCAGCTTGTGATTGAGGGCAAGAACGAACTCGAACGCCTCAGGGAGCAGGCTCAGAACGTGGAGTAGGCTGGCCTAGGTGCAGTTGGTGATCGGTTTGGATCGAATCGAAACTCCGTGCCCGAACTTCCATGAGGTGGAGAACGGTCACTGGCG
This Puniceicoccaceae bacterium DNA region includes the following protein-coding sequences:
- a CDS encoding YicC/YloC family endoribonuclease codes for the protein MQSMTGYGRGVVQFETFSITAEVAAVNRKNLEVALSGPKEWFQLERVAAELAKARFERGRLQLMLKVERLGAGDRDAAWDEVQILDRLQSFRGLCERAGIAGTVDVAVLVDLMRLNGSESRVPDWESCKDDVASAIQSAFDELERMRQHEGAVLQQDLMTRLGTLQRIASEIETRAPEVAPAYRKALLERLEQANLEISAEDERVLKEIALFVDRSDISEEITRLKSHFDQLAQTLEQTGAIGRKIDFILQEVFREFNTVGSKANLIDISQLVIEGKNELERLREQAQNVE